Part of the Tamandua tetradactyla isolate mTamTet1 chromosome X, mTamTet1.pri, whole genome shotgun sequence genome, ttaaaaaatcttggaaagtaatagctactatttattgagtCCTGATGCCTTCCAGGTGATATTATAAGTACTTTATATActttatcacatttaatccttCCATCAATACTTTGAGGTAGGTATGATCCCCACTTACACTTGAGTAATAAGGAAAATGGCTCAGGGAGTCTAATCATTTACCAAGGCTGCTTCTGCAAATGATAGAGTTGGGCAGTGGGCTCAGGCTCATCAGGCTGCAGAGTTGAGTCAAGCTCTTCACCCACACTACCTCCTGAGTGTCAAGTGCCATACTGCTTGCTGGCTCCTCTAGCCTAACATGGGTTTACAATATTAAAGAAAGGTCGAGTGAATTTGAGTTTTTCCCCCCGTATAAAGCTAAATCTCTCAAATCTAATGAAATGGCTATAAAATACAATTGATTTATCTTATGAATGAGAACAGTATTTTGTAGTGTAATTATTTTCCAGCAATTGTAAGGGCATGTGCTTGTCTCAGAAGAAAATTCCATGTAGAAAGGCTTTAAAAGTTttgtgtggggaaaaaaaaaagcaaaataaaaatcatttttcttgttttagttttctggataTGCCACAGAAGGATCCGTGCCAGAAACAAGCCTGTGAAATACAGAAATGTTTACAAGGTAGTATGTAAAATGTTTCTtacatttttccaatttatttgtAAACTACAAAAGActagctattatttattttatcaacaaCCTATATTAACTCCTCTTTTGGAATGTATTATTTCTGTAACTTATCCTGAAGATTTCCCTCATTTTATCACCAAAagatgtagaaaataaaaagttgtcAGATCTAAGCCAGGATTTCCCAATCCTGGTtttacattagaatcacctggagaacttTTAAAACTTGCCCAGGACAATTAAATCATTCTCCTGGGGGTGGGATCTAGGCAGGAGTGGGTTTCAAAAGCTAACCAGATGATTTTAATATTCAGAGAGCGTTGAGAAGCACTGAGCTAagcaaaatacttttaaaaatggactGGTTTTAAATGGGCTGCTTATACTTTACTGCAGCTGACAACTTATGTTTTGAGAGAATCTTGCAGAAGGGGATTTGACATACAATTGGAATTCAAGCTGCCAGATCAGCAACTAGCTCTTAACGGCAAAAATGaatttcaattaaaacaagtttgaTGTGATTTATCCTTTTAGTTTTAAATCAGCTGCTAAATTTGACCAAACATTAGAggatttagttttttaaattagtGAATGATTATTGGCAgaggaacaaatagaaaaagcTATAAGGCTATGCTGACTTGAAACTTGgctttttgatgttttttttttcattatttaaataatagATGGAGATGGTTACTCATGAAAACATAGAAAGGTGAGAAGTGTTCAAAGTTTCCCCAAACaaccaccaaaaaagaaaaccattgaatatttgttttgacttttaactttattcttagacttttcattttattatgtaagcaatattttattattattttagattaatccctttcttcccttcctccaactttgggaaaaaggaaaaatatttttcatatttaatttcttttcccaaaTTAATTCTTACCTGATTTGAAATAGCAACCCATGTCCAGAGGAGAACaagaatcaaattttaaaaagatggttATATCCCGGATTGACAGCCAGAAAAACTAGAAGGCGTTAACATTAAAACCCGTactggggtggtgcaatggtggctctgtggcagaattctcacctgccatgccggagaccctggttcaattcctggtgcttcccatgcgaaaaaagaaaacaaaacaaaaaaacctactGGATGACAAACACTATTCTGAGGGCTCTAAACATGTTAAATCATGGAATCCTCTAATCCCTAAGTAGTTGCTACTAGGATTCCCACTTTGAAGATGAGGAACCAGGCATAGAAGTTACATAGCTAGCCCAGAGTCACATAACTAGTAAGTGGTATGGTGGAGATTTGAACCCAAGTGATCTGGCTCCAAGACTAGATGTCTAACCACCCTGCTATACTAGTCAGAATTGTCTTTCCTATCTGGGGCTAACCATGTTTCAGTATTGAGAGACTCTGGAACAATCAGCTGCAACTAATCTAGAATTTTTAGGTCAAGCCATTCTTACCTTAAGGTCCATAGATAGCAGGGGTTggcaaatgttttctgtaaaaagctagaaaacattttagtatatattttaggttttgtaggCCTTAGGTCTCTATAACATATtctgtgtttgtgtatatatttacaacccttaaaaatgtttaaaaaaattcttatttcacAAGCTATAAAGAGGCTGAATTTAGCTCTCAGGCTGCAGTTTGCCAACTCCAGATGTGGAGAATTGAAGTACAACTCAGTAGGGGAGGTCCAGTAACTACCTTAAATTGTATGGAAAATAACATGTGGGGCACAAGCattttataattcataaaagagtTTGCTGCCCAAAGggtaaaaaagattaaaaaccaaAGGCCCAGAAGCCAATAACTCAGCTTTAAAGAAAAATGCCTTTCGATCACTATGTAAAACATAGTTGTCTTCCTAATTAACCTGTTGGCAGGTCtctaaatcagaaaaaaaaattcagtggacTTGGGTATATCCTCCTCCTTCCAGTTCTCTAAGTCTACAATAAAGTGAAAAGGGTTGGAAAGCACTAATCTAAAAGTTCCTGTACCTTAGTCCTATGAGATCATGACTAGGGTTTGCTGGTCTGTTTTTCAGCCAACAACTACATGGAATCTAAGTGTCAGGCTGTCATCCAAGAACTGCGTAAGTGTTGTGCTCAGTATCCCAAGGGAAGATCTCTCGTCTGTTCAGGATTTGAAAAGGAAGATGAAGAAAAGCTGACACTAAAGTCTGCATCAAACTAACATTCTGCTGAGAAGTTAAAATGCTGCTCCAAGTTTATACCCAGCAAGTCTTATTTATCCACCTGACTCTTTCTTCAGGCCAGGTAgcagcaaataaatgaaaaaaatcaactataaAAGTTAATGAATATGCCATCTCTTTAGAACAGAcagacatataaatatattacaagaaaaatatatagaatgtaaTGAAACTGAGCTGCTAAAATAAACCTAAGTGAAAAAATTTGGTTTGTActaaatatatttcttaagaCTATTTGATATAGATATTTAATGAGTTTCCTTTAGCATTTGAGTCCAGTTTACTATTGCCATTTATAAACAAATTGGATGAGGTATGTTAGGTATCATAATCATGTTGGTCTTTCTTAGATGAAGTGCTATGTTACCTCTAACCTAAATACTTCCAGTAATTCAGAGTGTCTTACAAGTTGCAAAGTTTTCTTTCCAGATGTTGGTAAGACCATCTCTTTTCACTTTTGTACTGCCAACATGGTGCCTAGCCAGAAGAAGATACTTAATATTTATTCAATGAGGGTTCAGAAAGAAATTATTCTCTTAATGTTCAATGATCCCTAATTTATCATGagggaactgaaaaaaaattcacttgAAGTCAGGCAGGCAGCAACAGAATTAGAATTCTTAGGTGGTTTATCTACTTTTTATACCCTTTTAATCAAAACCTGTATGGAAATCCTGATGTTGCCAAAATCCTGATGTTGCCAATATAAGGCTGCTctcttagtttcctgggctgctcaaacaaatatcatgaaatgagtcaagttaaacagtgggaattttatttgctcatggtttgaggctgggaaaaagtccacatcagggcatcacagaggcaatgctttcttcctgaagactggcattctggagatggctgctggtgatccttggtccttagcttgtcacatggcaagacacatggtagTGTCCATagtcccttctctcccaggttccatggatattcagcttcttgtttcctgtggctttttctctcttttctgaaattccttctgtttataaaggactccagtaataggattaagacccatcctggttgaggtaggctacaccttaactgaagtaacctcatcaaaaggtcatacttataatggggtcacacccacagaaatggattggatttaagaacataattttctggaGTACCCACAATTCCAAACAACAACCACATCCTGGAcatcaaaagacatgttctttccacatgtaaaatgttttcattctaccacaacatcccaaaagcctcaagtcatttcagaaacaattaagaacaaagtctcatcaaaatcggtTATGGGTGTGGTCTGGTCAAGGCCACAATTCctctctgtctgtggacctgtgaaacctagagaacaagttacatgcttccaatatacaatggagggacaggGACAGGTTAGATATTCCCATTccaatagggagaaattggaaggaaaacaagtcATGGGGCTCAAACAATTCTGAAGTCCAGTATGTTCAAGCTCCATCAAATTTCAAGGTCTGAATCTAAGGAATGATATTTGACTTCTGGGCCTGATGAAACAGCAGTTTAACACCTTTCAAGTGCTTGCACAGTGGCCATGCTTTCCCTAAATACTGGGGTGAAGACTTCACCCTATCCAAGCACTGGGGTGGCAGCACTGTTCCTGAACATCAGGGTGGAAGGACTGccttctccaagcactggggcatAGTCACCCTCTCCATATGTGTGGGTGGGCCTGCTCTATTGGCAGATAACTTCAGTCTGATCCTTGGCTTCCATGGATCTGCTCTTAAagccattcttccttcaatttgtcccttctctgtcccttttagtcaagGCTGACAGGGGTTCTGTTCATATAATTTTTGCGAAAAAACTTGATTTTGCATGTAGTGCACAGGGGTTCACACCATCAGACAAGGGCATTCCGCAGATCCTTCCTGCATAACTGCAACCATCaatatctggtttctttgtgccctggagttcaattctcagcttatctctttcctctcacattttactataaactgcaagcgGAAACCAGGcagcactttccacatttagtttggaagtCTTCTCAGCTAAATATGCAGTTTCATCACTTTGAATTTCTGCTTTCtatccaacatcagaactcaatttcatcAAATTCTCTGTCATGTTAAAACAAGGaccacctttcctccagtttctaatAACATATTAATCATTTTCTTCAAAGGCCTTATTGggagtacctttagcatccatagttctaccaacaatctcttcaaagtaatctaggccttttctaccAAGTACATTACAATTCTTCCAGTCTTTACCCATTACCAATTCCAGAGCCATTTCCACATtgttggtatttgcaatagcaggaCCCTACTCTACCAAAttatgtattagggttctctaggtgaacagaactgacaggatttatatatatatataatgtaaatattgtgaagtttttataagaattgtctcatgactggggattggcaaatccaaattccatagggtaggctgcaaataaacaacaaagaagatttttgatgaatttaccaggagaaactggctggctgaagtaaaaatgtaaattctctcttctgactccagaaatcatcatttctccttttagacCCTTCAACTGATTGAGAGATCTCTCATTGCCGAACTTAATCTCCTCAGCtgattgtagatgtcatcagccatagatgcgatcaatttactgatgatttaaatccatgataTGTCTTCACAtaaacaatcaggccagtgcttgcttgaccaaacaacaggACAACATAaccttgccaagttggcttaggaacttaaccatcacagctgCTGAAGGAAGCCTGTGGATGGTTGTCAGTCACTTCATGGAGTAGGTTTCTTTCCTATAAGATTTCAGAGCTTTTCAAATGCTAATGTGAGCTGTCATTGTTTAAAGAAGAATCCAGACttatgggaagatggtggaataggataggctgagtttaGCCCTGTGCCAagaaacaactagagaagtgagaGAAAATGACCAGGATAGCAGTTGTAGGATGTGAGTGACCcaagagggtcttctacactacataaggaggtcctggatgaaaaagctgaggaattcaGATACAGAGAACACGGTGAATGGGCTCCATCAGGACTCGACCAAGGACAAGAGGCCATGGCCAGGAAATTGCCTGCCACTGCAGCTAGCTTGGGATATCCACCCCCTCAGCTCTGCAGCCCAAAGGTCCTTTGGGGAACCCGAAAGGCAGTAAACTagctttccctgctcatagagaACATCCAACCAGTGCAGGGAGCCTAGAGCTCCCCTTTCTatatggaggcccagagccctagGAGAGCACAGACAGGGAGGGTGGATGAGGAAGCAAGACATCCTACACCCCTGCAACCCCATGCACATGCGCAGCACCCTGCATCCATGTGCCACTGCAGACTGCACCCCCAAACCCCACACTCCACACACCATGCACCTcgtgccctgccccatgcccatGCTCCCTGCATGCCAGCACCACACCCTGTGCCACCATGCCACACCCCACCGGTCTCTGTGTCCTGCCCTATGCCATGCCCTGCCCCACACTCCCATTCCCCTGTGTTGCACCccttcaccccaccccacaccccacaccttgCCTAGCTGGCAGGCATTTCCAGGTTGGCTGTGGATAAGGGCAGCTGACGTCCACAGTCCCagagcccaaggtcattccaagcaGGGCCTGGAGATCACTAGACCCCTCAGGCCCACAAGCAGAATCTCTGCTGAGGTGTACACTGCCCACTTGCCAAACCCAGGTTTGCAGCTTTCTGAGCACACTGGGACCAGCAGCCTAGGATGGAATTGCATCAGGTGCATCCAGCTCACCCAGCTGCTGCAGttggggagaggtgggcctgaggggaagaggaagaCCAAGATTGCCATCTGCTGGGTAGAAattgaaagtgcagtctggcaaactgcctgtgccagtttaaatctatggtggacccccaAACAGCTgtctcctttaattctcattcagtattgctgactgggagctttttgattgttcccagagagatgtgactcacccaattataggtactaacttttgattagagggaagatatgactccacccattccaggtgggccttgaatggaatcctttaaaagaagaaacattttgaagagagccatgagaactactagagcccacacagccagagacctttggagacgaagaaggaaaaagcccacaggggagcttcatgaaacaagaagcgtggagaggaagctagcagatatcgccatgtttgccatgtgcctttccagttgaaagagaaactctgaacttcatcggcctttcttaagtgaaggtaacctcttattgttgccttaatttgggcatttatatagccttgccttaatttggacgttttcatagtcttagaactgtaaactagcaacttaataaattcccccttttaaaagccattccagggtgggccacggtggctcagcaggcagagttcttgcctgccatgccagagacccgggttcaattcccagtgcctgcccatgcaaatatatatatatatatatgacattccatttctgttgtatcacattctggcagctagcaaactagaacactgcctatctgtctagcttCAAAAAAGTCTTCTAGTAGAGTTGCATTCCCTGCATGAGacccaggccttggtttggcaggaatTATTGATGAATCAAGTGCAAAAGGAGGCCTTCAACACAaaaccaagcaaatacaaaaccttagatgactgagggaaagcagttttcaaaataacactgtcaagataaaaaaaaatgccttgaagcaaacagaaaatcacaaagcatatgaaaatgcaggcagatatggcctaGCCAAATGACTAAAGTAAAACATGGGAGGacacacagacattggaacaactaatcaaagatgttcatagggcgggccgcggtggctcagcgggcaaagtgcttgcctgctatgccggaggacctcggttcgattcccggccccagcccatgtaacaaaaacggagaaacagaatacaataaaacaagaaaatgtttaaaaatgtttccctttcttccttccttccttccttctatccttccttccttctctctgtctttcctttaaaaaaaaaaaaaaaaaaaaaaaagatgttcatacaactctactgaATAAATACAGTggattggctaatgacataaaatatatcaaatagcCAGTAGAAAATcataaataagaatttgttttatcaataaataacaaagaaaaatttgaaagaaataaaataaaaatagatctcacagagatgaaagatattgtaCATCAAatcaaaatatactagagacacaaaaaAGCAGATTTGATGAgctaaagaaagaataagcaaactagaggacaaggcaattgaatttgaacacacaaaagaaacaaatggcaaaaaaagaagggaaaatttgaattgtatctcagggaagtgatggacaacaagaagcacacaaatataagaatcattggtgtcccaaaaggagaagagcaaagggctaggaaaattagttgaggagaaaatgggagaaaacttcccaaactttattaattacataaatatgaaaatcaaagaagcctgatgaaccccaagtagaataaacccaaataggcctactcgaagacacatgctaatcagactgccaaatgttgacaagaagcagaaaatcatgaaagcatcaagagaacatagactcaccacatacaagggaaaccacataagactaagtttggaCTCCTGAGCAtgcaccatggaggcaaaaagacagtggtatgatatatttaaggtcctgaaagagaaagacttccagtcaggaattctttatccagccaagttgtccttcaaaagtgagggagagatgggtgcacaggtggttcagtggtagaatgctcaccttccatgtgggagacccaggtttaattcctggaaaatgcacccccccccaaaaaaaagtgagggagagattaaaattttcacacataCAAAGGCTGACAGAACTTATCAACAAGAACAGGACCTATAAGAATTAAACGGAGTTCTGTCagccgaaaaaaaaaaaacagacaggagagggaagtctggaggagagaaaagtgaagagtaccagtaagggtaacttaaaggataaaaagagaaagtgacAAAACAAtgtatagatctaacaaataaaaaccaaaggataagatgctagattcaagaaatacctttataGCAATAATTTTGAACGTCAATGGACgaaacttaacaattaaaagatatagactggctgaatagattaagaaatatgatccatctacatgctgtttacaagagatgcaccCTAGACCCAAGCATATAAATAGactgaaggtgaaaggatggaaaaggtagTTCCATACAAATTGTAGCCAAAAGAATGCAAgaatagctatagtaatattagacaaaatagactttaaaggtaaagatgttataagacacaaagaaggacactacatattaacaaaagggacaattcaccaataagaaataacaatcataaatgtttatgttcccaatcaaggagctccaaagtacatgaggcaaacatagGCAAAATTTAAGGgggtgatagatgtttcaacagtagcagtaggagacttcaatataccactctcttctatagatagaa contains:
- the CMC4 gene encoding cx9C motif-containing protein 4 isoform X1; protein product: MLSFLDMPQKDPCQKQACEIQKCLQANNYMESKCQAVIQELRKCCAQYPKGRSLVCSGFEKEDEEKLTLKSASN
- the CMC4 gene encoding cx9C motif-containing protein 4 isoform X2 — translated: MPQKDPCQKQACEIQKCLQANNYMESKCQAVIQELRKCCAQYPKGRSLVCSGFEKEDEEKLTLKSASN